Proteins co-encoded in one Microtus ochrogaster isolate Prairie Vole_2 unplaced genomic scaffold, MicOch1.0 UNK81, whole genome shotgun sequence genomic window:
- the LOC101979263 gene encoding zinc finger protein 20-like, producing the protein MASVSVEDVAVHFTQEEWALLDPSQKSLYRDVMLETCRNLAAIGYKWKDQNIDDHHKNPGRTLRSYMLQTFCENEGGDQDREELTWKLNLSMSMKSSPGLIPCENSVWGKTAWNHLPASRHATSHTQYNPHEHERYVTKQCNSDSLISFQRCMRTHTVDGPCECEICLKYFGFPNTQDQETDSGKNPCQYKGYGKTSVNISSSCTHGGTHAVGKCYECHQCGKALSSYSSLRRHERIHTEKKPYKCKQCGKAFRYHSYLHLHERIHTGERPYECKQCGKAFIFPGALQVHEKIHTGEKHHECKQCGKAFRRHSDLQVHEKIHTGEKPYVCKQCGRAFRLNSHRQRHEQTHTEDRPFMCKQCGRSFEHYNNLELHEKIHTGDRPFVCIECGKAFGCYSNLQLHEKIHTGDRPFECKECGKAFICHGHLQRHETTHTGEKPYGCKQCGKAFSRNSHLQRHQRTHKQMSTCPRK; encoded by the exons GCCTCAGTGAGTGTTGAGGACGTGGCTGTGCACTTCACCCAGGAAGAGTGGGCTTTGCTGGATCCTTCCCAGAAGAGTCTGTACagagatgtgatgctggagacctgcAGGAACCTCGCTGCCATAG GATACAAATGGAAAGACCAGAACATTGACGACCATCATAAAAATCCTGGGAGAACTCTAAG aagttACATGTTACAGACATTCTGTGAGAATGAAGGTGGTGACCAAGATAGAGAAGAATTGACTTGGAAACTGAATCTCAGTATGAGCATGAAAAGTTCCCCTGGACTAATACCATGTGAAAACAGCGTATGGGGAAAGACAGCCTGGAATCATTTGCCCGCTAGTAGACATGCCACATCTCACACTCAGTATAATCCACATGAGCATGAGAGATATGTGACCAAGCAATGTAACTCTGACTCTCTAATAAGCTTCCAAAGGTGTATGAGAACTCACACTGTGGATGGTCCGTGTGAGTGTGagatatgtttaaaatattttggttttccaaATACACAGGATCAGGAAACTGATAGTGGAAAAAATCCATGTCAATACAAGGGATATGGAAAGACCTCTGTTAATATTAGTTCATCATGTACACATGGAGGAACTCATGCTGTAGGGAAATGTTATGAGTGTCATCAATGTGGTAAAGCTCTGAGCTCTTACAGTTCACTTAGAagacatgaaagaattcatactgagaagaaaccctataaatgcaaacagtgtgggaaagcctttagATACCACAGTTACCTTCACTtacatgaaagaattcacactggTGAGAGACCCTATGAATGTAAACAGTGTGGGAAAGCTTTTATATTTCCTGGTGCCTTGCAGGTACATGaaaaaattcatactggagaaaaacatcatgaatgtaaacaatgtggtaaagcctttagACGTCATAGTGATCTTCAAGTACATGaaaaaattcatactggagaaaaaccttaTGTATGCAAACAATGTGGTAGAGCTTTCAGACTTAACAGTCATCGGCAAAGACATGAACAAACTCATACTGAAGACAGACCCTTTATGTGCAAGCAGTGTGGCCGATCTTTTGAACATTACAATAATCTTGAGTTACATGAAAAAATTCATACAGGAGACAGACCCTTTGTATGTATAGAATGTGGCAAAGCTTTTGGATGTTACAGTAATCTACAATTACATGaaaaaattcatactggagaCAGACCCTTTGAATGTAAagaatgtggtaaagcctttataTGCCATGGCCATCTTCAGAGGCATGAAACAAcccatactggagaaaaaccctatgGATGTaaacagtgtgggaaagccttcagtcGTAACAGTCATCTTCAGAGACATCAAAGAACTCACAAGCAGATGTCTACATGCCCCAGAAAGTAA